In Candidatus Neomarinimicrobiota bacterium, the DNA window TCCTTAAGGAAACCGATGAAGATCCAAATAATACTGACAATGTGATATTAATCTATACAGGAAGATCTCAAGCAAAAACTGAAAATAGTGGTGAAAGTAGCTCCACTGGGAGCAATCGTTGGAATCGCGAGCATGTCTGGTCAAAATCCCATGGTTTCCCTGATGAAATAGATACGGCGTACACCGACATCCATCATCTCCGTCCTGCCGATGAAAGTGTAAATTCCAGTCGCAGCAATCTCGATTTTGACAATGGTGGTGCAGCCCATGTGGAAGCCACCGAATGCTCCTATGATGGAGATAGCTGGGAGCCTCGTGATGCAGTTAAGGGTGACATCGCGAGAATGATGTTCTATATGGTGGTGCGCTATGATCCAGGCTACCACTCAGACAACTCCCTTTATGATCTTGAGCTGGTGGATTATGCAGGTGTGGATATAGGCGATCCGCCAGGGGAGCCTCTTTTCGGGAAACTGTCTACCCTGATTCAATGGCATCTCCAGGATCCCGTGGATACCTTCGAGCAAAACCGCAATGAAGTGGCTTATAGTTACCAGGGAAACCGAAATCCTTTTATTGATCACCCCCAATGGGTGGATTCCATTTTCAGTCCTCAACTATCCAGTAATACAAGAATCGATTTTGCCGGTAATAGTCTCAGTATTGAGGAGAGCAGTGGCTCAGTCACACTTGAACTATCCATCATAAATGCTGATCCGCTGGTGGCGACCCAATGCGAGGTCAGTTTGACTGGAGGAACAGGAAGCCTCAATGATCTCATTGCTTTCACCCAGACCTCCATCATTTTTCCTGGTGGAAGTTCGGAATTACAGTCTCTTGAGATCCTCATAAATGATGATGCCGAAGTTGAGCTAGAAGAGACCTTTATTTTTAGTATTTCCAATGTGACTGGTGGTGACTCTGCTTCTGCAGGCGGAAATGATAGTTTTGTTTTATCCATCTTGCCCAATGATCAGATCTCAGCAGTACCTGGCTTGATTATCAGTGAAGTCATGGATGGCAATCGTAGTGGCGGACAGCCAAAATTTCTA includes these proteins:
- a CDS encoding endonuclease, whose protein sequence is MIGQKQLSLFLLLLPILIFSQIPTGYYDPAQDLSGSELKTALHDIISDHVKYPYTSTSTDVWDILKETDEDPNNTDNVILIYTGRSQAKTENSGESSSTGSNRWNREHVWSKSHGFPDEIDTAYTDIHHLRPADESVNSSRSNLDFDNGGAAHVEATECSYDGDSWEPRDAVKGDIARMMFYMVVRYDPGYHSDNSLYDLELVDYAGVDIGDPPGEPLFGKLSTLIQWHLQDPVDTFEQNRNEVAYSYQGNRNPFIDHPQWVDSIFSPQLSSNTRIDFAGNSLSIEESSGSVTLELSIINADPLVATQCEVSLTGGTGSLNDLIAFTQTSIIFPGGSSELQSLEILINDDAEVELEETFIFSISNVTGGDSASAGGNDSFVLSILPNDQISAVPGLIISEVMDGNRSGGQPKFLEITNVTDASIAIGGFQIWRGSNGGDAASVMQIPASTILDAHASWVMANSAAGMAGAGYAAANQVSSAINGNGNDVYQLHSASGQYIDAFGLAGVSSTWYENSFAQRLPNILNSGASYSAEEWTITGLGTDSPANGSPGTPGSHISDPWVSVVDHFHPQTPKLIQIYPNPFNAGTMITFHMFDSSHATIDVFDIRGKYITTLVNADYALGSHQIQWEGTSVNGTELPSGIYLVRLVTPSTTQVQRLSILR